A segment of the Phycisphaeraceae bacterium genome:
AGACGCGTGTGCCAAGTTCGACGTTGAATCAAGCCTGCGCGAGCGCACCAGCCAACAGTCGGTGGAAGTGATGCACGCCTTGCTCGCGATCCGGCGAATACCGCCCGCGTGTGTACAGGCTCGATCGACACCCGCGCTGCACAGCCTCGACGATGGCTTCGTCCTCGCGCTCCACACGATCGAGGTCGGCTCCTGCGCCTTCAGCAATTCGAGTTTCGTCGAGGACGTAGCTCAGGAAACTGACACGCGTTTTGGCGACTCCCAGAGGCCGCACGATGTTGATCGAAATGCCCCACGGATACACGTTCACCATCGTGTTCGGGAAGAGCCAGTAGTAATATGCCGCGATGTTTCGGCCGTGATCGGGCGAACTTCCGGGCAGATCGAAGCAGCCTGAGCGATCCTTCGAGACGCCCAGTTGCAACACGCTCCATGGGTACAACTCGGTGGTGTACTCGCCATAGTCGATCGTTTCATTGAGCGAGGCGTGCACAAACGGGATATGAAAGCCTTCGAGGTAGTTGTCGCAATACAAGGCCCAGTTGGCATTGACGAGGTAATCGCGCGAGCGTTTGGGGTCGAGTTGCAGGCGATCGAGCGGGAACCACGCCAGGCGTTCGTGCATCGGGGCGAGCACGTCTTCGAGCGTGACGCGCGGGCAGAGCGAAGCAAACACGAACTTACCCCACAAGCCGAACTTCACCCTTGGCAGATGGTCGGCCGGCGCAGGAAACCCCTTAACGCGCGTGAACTCGGGCATGTGCCGGCACGTGCCATCGAGATCGAATCGCCGCCCGTGGTATCGGCAGACCAGACTTTTCTCGAC
Coding sequences within it:
- a CDS encoding aromatic ring-hydroxylating dioxygenase subunit alpha, with the protein product MNLPLFEIDPDITLASTLPAWIYADPRFFEASRARVFAPSWQVIATTDDIKVPGQTCPVTLLEGCLDEPLLLTRDRNDQMHCMSNVCTHRGTILCEHAGVEKSLVCRYHGRRFDLDGTCRHMPEFTRVKGFPAPADHLPRVKFGLWGKFVFASLCPRVTLEDVLAPMHERLAWFPLDRLQLDPKRSRDYLVNANWALYCDNYLEGFHIPFVHASLNETIDYGEYTTELYPWSVLQLGVSKDRSGCFDLPGSSPDHGRNIAAYYYWLFPNTMVNVYPWGISINIVRPLGVAKTRVSFLSYVLDETRIAEGAGADLDRVEREDEAIVEAVQRGCRSSLYTRGRYSPDREQGVHHFHRLLAGALAQA